In one window of Brassica rapa cultivar Chiifu-401-42 chromosome A07, CAAS_Brap_v3.01, whole genome shotgun sequence DNA:
- the LOC103829712 gene encoding protein UPSTREAM OF FLC, with protein MEGRMKKYREGVSPERAKVWTEKSPKYHQKIKKVQIVYYLSKNRQLEHPHFMEVLLSSPNGLYLRDVIERLNVLRGRGMASMYSWSSKRSYRNGFVWHDLSEDDLILPAHGNEYVLKGSEIIDQSTTDHFSSPIENSATQNMKQIVVEPPPSSRSMDDSSSSSSMKGTNKHSHSQEDDELSPPALRSVSSPDSRDAKNSSSSWCLAEYKVYKSEGLADASTQTDETVNKPVETLSRGVSTDEALSSESESGEPSCEEEGKEIEESGETSRNSVSPPPVSSRTDTLESLIRADVTKMNSFRILEQEDVRMPRLRASNVLMQLISCGSISVKDNKFGLVPTYKPKFSHSKFPSPFFSSSAFMMGGDVDRLSETPSLMSLRLEEKEYFSGSLVETKLQKKNAADGNSSLKRSSSYNGDRASKQMGAAENGDSKPGCSKHIPRSRKASSSSVMRKQQPRSESMRSPVLVKTTKSIPSPSKTSDVCCKRMTESLVKPDSFKEEESEKVIKIEERLASGARVIIESKVPPSSS; from the exons ATGGAGGGGAGGATGAAGAAGTACAGAGAAGGAGTGAGTCCAGAGAGAGCAAAAGTGTGGACAGAGAAATCACCAAAGTACCATCAGAAGATCAAGAAAGTCCAAATTGTTTATTACCTCTCCAAGAATCGTCAGCTCGAGCATCCTCACTTCATGGAAGTCTTGCTTTCTTCTCCCAATGGCTTATACCTCAGAG ATGTTATAGAGAGGCTTAATGTTCTTAGAGGTAGAGGCATGGCTTCTATGTATTCTTGGTCTAGTAAAAG AAGCTATAGGAATGGTTTTGTCTGGCATGATTTATCAGAAGATGACTTGATTCTACCTGCTCATGGGAATGAGTATGTTCTTAAAGGCTCTGAGATTATTGACCAATCCACCACAGATCACTTTAGCAGCCCAATTGAGAATTCAGCAACACAAAACATGAAGCAGATAGTTGTGGAGCCACCACCATCATCAAGAAGCATGGAtgattcctcttcctcttcGAGTATGAAGGGGACTAATAAGCATTCTCATTCCCAAGAAGATGATGAGCTTTCTCCTCCAGCTCTCCGTTCTGTCTCCTCTCCTGATTCTCGAGACGCCAAGAActcctcttcttcttggtgTTTAGCTGAGTACAAGGTGTACAAGAGCGAGGGACTCGCCGATGCTTCTACACAAACAGATGAAACTGTCAACAAACCTGTAGAGACCTTAAGTAGAGGCGTCTCAACCGATGAAGCTCTCTCATCAGAATCTGAATCAGGCGAGCCttcttgtgaagaagaagggAAGGAGATAGAGGAGAGTGGCGAAACATCGAGAAACTCAGTCTCTCCACCTCCAGTTTCCAGCAGGACTGATACATTGGAGTCTCTTATAAGAGCTGATGTCACTAAGATGAACAGTTTTAGGATTCTTGAACAGGAAGACGTTCGAATGCCGAGGCTTAGAGCCTCCAACGTGCTGATGCAGTTGATATCTTGCGGTTCGATATCGGTCAAGGACAACAAGTTCGGTCTTGTGCCTACTTACAAACCCAAGTTTAGCCACTCCAAGTTTCCTTCGCCTTTCTTCTCCTCCTCGGCGTTTATGATGGGAGGAGATGTTGACCGTTTGTCTGAAACTCCGAGTCTGATGAGCCTGAGGCTAGAGGAGAAAGAGTATTTTAGTGGGAGCTTGGTGGAGACAAAGCTACAGAAGAAAAATGCTGCTGATGGGAACTCTTCTCTTAAGCGTTCTTCATCTTACAATGGTGACAG GGCTTCAAAGCAGATGGGTGCAGCAGAGAATGGAGACTCGAAGCCGGGTTGTTCTAAACACATTCCACGCTCGAGaaaggcttcttcttcttctgtgatGAGAAAGCAACAGCCACGTAGCGAGTCAATGAGATCTCCTGTGTTAGTAAAGACTACCAAGAGCATTCCTAGTCCCTCTAAGACGTCTGATGTTTGCTGTAAAAGAATGACCGAATCTTTGGTGAAGCCTGATTCttttaaagaagaagaatcagagaAGGTGATCAAGATTGAGGAAAG GCTTGCTTCAGGAGCGCGTGTTATAATTGAATCTAAAGTGCCTCCAAGCAGTTCATGA